The sequence TCGGTTATCGGCGCTTTGGCCATAATGAAATGGATGAACCAGCCGCAACGCAGCCACAGTTATACAGCTTGATCACAAAACATGAGTCCGTTAAATCTCAATATGAAAAACTGTTGATTGATCGGAAAATTATTACGAAAGAACAAGCAAGTGAGATGAACGATCACGTTCAGAAGAAGTTGGATCGGTCATATGAGAACGTTTCTAAGCAAGAAAAGCAACAAAATGATTCGTTAGAGTCACCAGAAGCTATTAACGAAGGGCTACCGGCGATTGATACCCGAGTTGATCTAGATGTTCTCCGAGTGATCAATCGTGAGTTATTAGAATGGCCACAGGAGTTTCAGGTGTATCCGAAGCTGAAAAAAATCCTTGAACGACGTGAACATGCACTAGAAGCGGATGGAAAGGTCGATTGGTCGCTCGCAGAAACGTTAGCATTTGCAACGATTTTACGAGACGGTACCCCCATTCGACTAACAGGGCAAGATTCAGAGCGTGGAACATTTGCTCACCGTCATCTTGTTCTGCATGATCACAAAAGTGGTGACACGTATACACCGCTGCACCATCTTGCAGAGGCAAAAGCATCATTTGCGATTCATAATAGTCCGTTATCAGAGATATCTGTGGTTGGCTTTGAATATGGTTACAATGTATTTGCTCCGGAAACGCTTGTGCTTTGGGAAGCGCAATTTGGAGACTTTGCCAACGCTGCTCAGGTGATTTTTGACCAATTTGTTTCAGCAGCACGTGCAAAGTGGGGCCAAAAATCTGGTTTTGTCGTTCTTTTACCACACGGGTATGAAGGTCAAGGGCCGGAACATTCGAGCGCTCGTTTGGAACGATTTTTACAGATGTCTGCCGAAAATAACTGGACGGTTGCCAACGTCTCAACTGCAGCACAGTATTTTCATCTGTTACGGCGACAAGCACAGTTGTTAGAAAAGGAAGACGTGCGTCCGCTTGTCATTATGACGCCGAAAAGTTTACTTCGAAATCCACATGCTGCATCAAGCGGTACTGAATTTAGTGAACGCCTTTTCCAACCTGTTTTCGAAGAACAAAAACAGGAGGAAGATGTAGAAAAAGTTGAACGTCTTCTCTTGAGTAGCGGGAAAGTATCACAAGACATTAAAGCGAAGCTAGAAAAACAGAACGTCGATTGGCTTCATGTCGCACGGTTGGAACAGCTCTATCCGTTACCGAAAGAGGAGCTAAATAACGTGATCACTCGTTTTCCTCACTTGAAAGAGATCATTTGGGTACAAGAGGAGCCAAAAAATATGGGGGCGTGGTCATATATCGAGCCTCACCTGAAAGATTGTGCGCCAACCGGAGTGACCGTTGATTATATCGGGCGCAAAGAACGTTCGAGCACAGCAGAAGGAAATCCAAACGTTCATAAACAAGAACAAGCGCGGATTCTAAACGATGCGTTGACACGAACGAATGAAAGGGGTAGTATCAATGGCTGACATTATTGTACCAGAGTTAGCTGAATCGATTACGGAAGGCACGGTTGCACAGTGGCTTAAGAACCCTGGAGATCAAGTAACCAAAGGTGAATATATCGTTGAACTTGAAACTGACAAAGTCAATGTTGAAATTACATCTGATTTTTCTGGCGTATTACAAAATGTCAAGAAAGAAGCTGGTGAAACCGTGACTGTCGGTGAAGTTATCGCAACCATTGAAGAAGGAGCAGAGGCGAGCGAGCTTGAGCAACAAGCAGACAGTGAACCACAGGAAAAGATAGAAGAAGCGAAAACAGACAGTACAGAGCATGAAGAAGAGTCACCACAATCGGAAGGAAAAGATGAGAATGACCCAAACGGGCGTCCAATTGCTTCTCCTGCAGCGAGAAAACTCGCGCGTGAACGTGGGATTGACCTCGAAGAAGTGAAACCACAAGACCCATTAGGGAGGGTGAGAAAGCACGATGTCGCCTCTCATCAAGAGAAGCCAGCATCAAGTCCAACTGATCATAAGCCATTTGCAAGCAGTCAATCGCAACAACAAGCGAGCGATGAAAACAACAATAAGCCTGTGGAACGGATCAAGATGTCACGTCGTCGTCAAACGATCGCGAATCGTTTAGTTGATGTCCAACATCAATCAGCGATGTTAACAACGTTCAATGAAGTTGATATGACAGCGATCCTGAATTTACGAAAACGCCGCAAGCAAGCGTTTCAGGATGAACATGGGGTAAAACTTGGCTTTATGTCCTTTTTCACAAAGGCTGTTGTCGGAGCCCTTAAGAAATTTCCTTTACTTAATGCAGAAATACAGGGAGATGAAATTCTTCTAAAACATTACTATGATATCGGTGTCGCTGTGTCGGCTGACGATGGTCTTGTCGTTCCTGTTATCCGTGACGCTGACCGACTTGATTTTGCTGGCATTGAAAATGAAATTAATGACCTCGCCGAAAAGGCACGCGACAATAAATTAAAGCTTAACGAGTTACAAGGTGGAACCTTTACAATTACCAATGGCGGTGTATTTGGCTCACTTTGGTCAACACCGATCTTAAACAGTCCGCAAGTCGGAATTCTTGGCATGCATAAAGTTCAAACCCGACCAGTGGCGATTGATGATGAGAGAATGGAAAATCGACCAATGATGTATATTGCGCTTTCTTACGATCATCGTATTGTCGATGGCAAAGAAGCAGTTAGCTTTCTTGTCAAAGTAAAAGAACTACTAGAAGATCCGGAGTCATTGCTCTTAAACGGGTAATGAACGATAAAAAGATATGGTGGTGTCCAGAAGGCACCACCATTGTTTTTATTTTGTTAAATCAGCATTCTTAATCCAACCTCTCGCTTTAAAGGCTTTTACAAGGTGCTGAATGCCGACCATATAAGCCGCTTTTCTCATGCGGCTTTTTTGTTGCTGTCTCATCCGTAATACATTTTCAAACCCTGATACCATCCGCTCTTCAAGCTTTTGGTTGACTTCTTCTTCCTTCCAATAATAATTCATCGCATTTTGAACCCATTCGAAGTAAGAAACCGTTACACCACCTGCATTACATAAAATATCCGGAATCACAAAAATATCTTTTTCTTCAAGGATTTTATCTCCCTCAGGGGTTGTTGGACCATTAGCAGCTTCAGCTACAATTTTGGCTTGAATGAGAGGAGCCGTTTCTTTTGTAATTTGATTCTCAATCGCAGCTGGGACAAAGATATCAACTGGCAAACTAAACAAGTCCTGATTATTTAATGGTTTCGCTTTTGTATACTCTGTTACGCTGCGGCCATCTTTTACAAACGCTAGTAAATCAGGAATATCTAAGCCATTCCCGTCGTAAATGCCGCCGTTAGCATCCGTTACGGCAACGATCTTTACACCTAATTCATCTAAAAACTTTGCCGTCATACTGCCGACATTTCCGAAACCTTGTAGGGACGCGGTACATTGGCGTAAATCCATACCTAAAAATCGAGCAGCTTCTCGGACCATTAATACGACTCCGCGTCCTGTCGCTGCTAATCTGCCTTGTGAACCACCTAAAATGATTGGTTTACCAGTTAGCATTCCCGGAATATTGTAGCCGCGTAAGGTATCGTACTCATCAATCATCCAGCCCATCACCTCTGGGTTTGTATTTACATCAGGGGCGGGTACGTCTTTTTCAGGGCCAATGATTGGAGTGATTTTGCGGATGTACATCCGACTTAATTCTTCTAATTCGCGCTCAGATAACTCTCTTGGATTAACGATGACACCACCCTTACCGCCGCCAAGGGGAAGGTCTAAAATCGCGGCTTTTAGTGACATCCAAATCGATAGTGCTTTGACTTCATCAACGTCAACGTTCGGATGAAAGCGGATGCCACCTTTAGTTGGACCAAGGATATCTAAGTGCTGTGAACGATAGCCTGTAAAATTCCGAATGTCCCCATTATCCATACGTACAGGGATGGAGACCTCTAGAACTCTCATCGGCTTTTTTAAGATATGATAAATGTTCTCATCGAAACCAAGTTCAGAAATGGAATGTTTTAATAGCTCTTTCACAATTTCATATGGGTTTTTATCGTGAGTCGTAATATCTGCTTCGACTTTGTCTTTGATGTCCTTCATTTTTTTGCCTCCATTGTAACGAGATCCTTACTAATAACCTCCCACTTGAGCTCTTTTGTATGTACAAGCTGATCATTCCTTTATTTGTCATATATTTTTTGTTCATAGAGACTTATTACATTCGGGATACTATAACAAAATGCATGCTGAGGGACAACAGAACTTTGAGAAGGGATTGAATCAAATGCCTAAATCCAACATGACGATCATTTTGCGGTTGGACATACATAAGGAACAAGTTTCATTTGGAGAAATTGCAACAATCATTAGCCAATCGGGTGGTGATTTGATTGCAATTGATGTGATCAAAGAAGAACCGAAACGAACCGTCCGGGATATCAGCATCAATCTCAGTAGTAAAAAAGATCAAGAACATTTGATTGATGCCATAAATGAATTAGCTGGTGTCACCGTTCGGCACGTATCTGACCGAACGTTTTTAATTCATTTGGGTGGGAAAATTGAGGTTGCATCAAAACGTTCTATTGATAATCGTGAAGAACTATCTCACGTCTACACCCCAGAAGTTGCGAGAGTCTGTATGGCGATTGAAGAAAATCCTACGCTTGCGTACAATTTAACGATTAAGAAAAATTCAGTCGCTGTAGTCACCAATGGTACAGCTGTATTAGGATTAGGGAAAATCAAACCAGAGGCCTCGCTTCCTGTGATGGAAGGAAAGGCGATGTTGTTTAAACAGTTTGCGAATGTCGATGCATACCCGCTTTGTTTAAATTCAGATGACACCGAAGAATTGATTCAAATGATAAAAGCATTTAGCCCTTCGTTCGGCGGGATTAATTTAGAGGATATCGCTTCACCTCAGTGCTTTGAGATTGAAGAACGGTTAAAAAAAGAACTAGATATTCCAGTCTTTCATGATGATCAGCACGGGACAGCCATTGTTGTGCTTGCAGGTATACTTAACGCATTAAAAGTTACAAACAAGAACATCAACGATTGCAAAATCGTTGTTTGTGGTATCGGTGCCGCTGGTATTGCAATTACGAAAATGCTGTTAACCGCTGGAGCAAAAAATGTCATTGGGGTGGACCGTCATGGTGCCTTACACCGCAATGAAACATACGAGAGCAATATTTGGAATTGGTATGCTGAACAGACGAACCCAAATCAAGAACGTGGCTCACTATCAGATGTGATCATAGGGGCAGATGTTTTTATCGGTGTTTCTGCGCCTGATATTCTTGATGTAGAGGACGTTAAAAACATGGCCGAGGAGCCGATTGTGTTTGCGCTTGCCAATCCGAATCCTGAGATTTCACCAGAACTAGCGAAACCATTCGTTAAAGTGATGGCGACAGGGAGGTCAGATTATCCGAACCAAGTCAATAATGTCTTATGTTTCCCGGGAATCTTTCGAGGGATCCTCGATTGCAGAGCATCAGATATCAACGAAGAAATGAAGCTAGCTGCAGCCAAGGCAATTGCAGCGACGATTGATGAGGATGAATTGAATGAAGATTATATCATCCCAGGTGTATTCAACAGTCAGGTTGTGCCTAACATTCGGGAAGCAGTTATTGAAGCAGGCTATAAAACGGGCGTTGCCAAGAGGGAAACGAATTAAATGCTTAGAAACATGGTATTTCTTTTATTTTCATGAGTGACTGTGGAGACAATTAAAAAATTGAATAACACAGGTCCTAAAGCGGTAAGGTCATTGAAAGAGAATGATCTTACTGCTTTTTTCTAGATATAAGCTTTTGTTATAAAAATAAATTTGGGCTAATGCTGTTACATTTTAGGTGATGACACATACACTGTTGTTGATTTTGATTTTCTAAAGGAGGAAAAATATGTATTATTATCATTATCCACTAGCAAATCAAGCGATCAACTACGAAAGTGCTCCGCAATTTTATCCACGACAGTATCCTAGCATTCATCAAGGATCCGTGCGAAATCAAAATTCAACAGTTCTAAATCGAGCTTTACTTGACAGAAGCCCTTCGAACAGCCAATTACAAAAACAAGCACAAAGTGAAGAAAAAGAAAATTCGTTAGCAGAGCGAGAACCTGAAGAGAAGGATGAAGCTAGCGCAGCAACAACCGAGGAAAGTGAAGTTGAAGGGCGAGAACCTGAAGTGACAAAGACAGAAGAGACCAAAACGAGTCAAAACTCAGGACCTAAAGTGTCATTAAAAGGAAGAGATCCAGAAACCTCGGCATTGGAAGACGACGTTGAAAAAGAACAAACAGAGGAAGAGACATTAGAGCTTGAAACCATGGACAGAAATAGTGAAGCTCGTTCAACGGAAGTCGAAGATAATGATCTACGACAATTATCTTACTCCGTGTATGAGGAGTTACGCGCGATTCGTAAACTATTAGAAGATTCATTGTCGTCATAGGTTTTAATTCATTAAAGTGACAGAGGAGGCGTAGCCCCTTTAGTAACTGTTCACCTCGATAAGGCACAATACACAGGGAGTTAGGCCTAGTTCTATATATTGTGCCTGAGGTGACTGTTCCTAAGTTTTTTAGAAGTTGATTATACCATTATCCACTCAAACTCCCATTTTGACTTTCACGAATCCAATGACGACCCGCTGTT comes from Desertibacillus haloalkaliphilus and encodes:
- a CDS encoding 2-oxoglutarate dehydrogenase E1 component translates to MDSNTTRDNNVWDAFHGPNIAYAIELYEKYKTDPDSLDDEVKDLFDTWGPPPAPSIQDREMQQPKTLEQNGQHPQQLQTIAAAFQLAEAIRSQGHLAAKIQPFNPNEQTVDILTPEHYQVTKEDLMSIPKGLIAPHAPDHVKNGWDAMQHLKNVYTKAMAFEFNHITNPEEKNWLQQMVESEEAFLSLTNDKRQSLLQRLTEVESFERFLHQTFVGQKRFSIEGLDTLVPMLDETIQASLDEDCDDVVIGMAHRGRLNVLAHIAGKPYEQIFSEFMHVPSTAFDSNGEIKSTYGWTGDVKYHLGGSRHVTDQEHKTRVTLAYNPSHLEFVNPIVEGYTRAAQEERGQQGLPEQNETKALAVLIHGDAAFPGQGVVSETLNLSGLQGYQTGGTLHIIANNNIGFTTESTDSRSTTYASDVAKGFEVPIIHVNADDPEACLSAVHLAYHYRKTFQKDVLIDLIGYRRFGHNEMDEPAATQPQLYSLITKHESVKSQYEKLLIDRKIITKEQASEMNDHVQKKLDRSYENVSKQEKQQNDSLESPEAINEGLPAIDTRVDLDVLRVINRELLEWPQEFQVYPKLKKILERREHALEADGKVDWSLAETLAFATILRDGTPIRLTGQDSERGTFAHRHLVLHDHKSGDTYTPLHHLAEAKASFAIHNSPLSEISVVGFEYGYNVFAPETLVLWEAQFGDFANAAQVIFDQFVSAARAKWGQKSGFVVLLPHGYEGQGPEHSSARLERFLQMSAENNWTVANVSTAAQYFHLLRRQAQLLEKEDVRPLVIMTPKSLLRNPHAASSGTEFSERLFQPVFEEQKQEEDVEKVERLLLSSGKVSQDIKAKLEKQNVDWLHVARLEQLYPLPKEELNNVITRFPHLKEIIWVQEEPKNMGAWSYIEPHLKDCAPTGVTVDYIGRKERSSTAEGNPNVHKQEQARILNDALTRTNERGSING
- the odhB gene encoding 2-oxoglutarate dehydrogenase complex dihydrolipoyllysine-residue succinyltransferase — its product is MADIIVPELAESITEGTVAQWLKNPGDQVTKGEYIVELETDKVNVEITSDFSGVLQNVKKEAGETVTVGEVIATIEEGAEASELEQQADSEPQEKIEEAKTDSTEHEEESPQSEGKDENDPNGRPIASPAARKLARERGIDLEEVKPQDPLGRVRKHDVASHQEKPASSPTDHKPFASSQSQQQASDENNNKPVERIKMSRRRQTIANRLVDVQHQSAMLTTFNEVDMTAILNLRKRRKQAFQDEHGVKLGFMSFFTKAVVGALKKFPLLNAEIQGDEILLKHYYDIGVAVSADDGLVVPVIRDADRLDFAGIENEINDLAEKARDNKLKLNELQGGTFTITNGGVFGSLWSTPILNSPQVGILGMHKVQTRPVAIDDERMENRPMMYIALSYDHRIVDGKEAVSFLVKVKELLEDPESLLLNG
- a CDS encoding Glu/Leu/Phe/Val family dehydrogenase; the protein is MKDIKDKVEADITTHDKNPYEIVKELLKHSISELGFDENIYHILKKPMRVLEVSIPVRMDNGDIRNFTGYRSQHLDILGPTKGGIRFHPNVDVDEVKALSIWMSLKAAILDLPLGGGKGGVIVNPRELSERELEELSRMYIRKITPIIGPEKDVPAPDVNTNPEVMGWMIDEYDTLRGYNIPGMLTGKPIILGGSQGRLAATGRGVVLMVREAARFLGMDLRQCTASLQGFGNVGSMTAKFLDELGVKIVAVTDANGGIYDGNGLDIPDLLAFVKDGRSVTEYTKAKPLNNQDLFSLPVDIFVPAAIENQITKETAPLIQAKIVAEAANGPTTPEGDKILEEKDIFVIPDILCNAGGVTVSYFEWVQNAMNYYWKEEEVNQKLEERMVSGFENVLRMRQQQKSRMRKAAYMVGIQHLVKAFKARGWIKNADLTK
- a CDS encoding NAD-dependent malic enzyme, which gives rise to MPKSNMTIILRLDIHKEQVSFGEIATIISQSGGDLIAIDVIKEEPKRTVRDISINLSSKKDQEHLIDAINELAGVTVRHVSDRTFLIHLGGKIEVASKRSIDNREELSHVYTPEVARVCMAIEENPTLAYNLTIKKNSVAVVTNGTAVLGLGKIKPEASLPVMEGKAMLFKQFANVDAYPLCLNSDDTEELIQMIKAFSPSFGGINLEDIASPQCFEIEERLKKELDIPVFHDDQHGTAIVVLAGILNALKVTNKNINDCKIVVCGIGAAGIAITKMLLTAGAKNVIGVDRHGALHRNETYESNIWNWYAEQTNPNQERGSLSDVIIGADVFIGVSAPDILDVEDVKNMAEEPIVFALANPNPEISPELAKPFVKVMATGRSDYPNQVNNVLCFPGIFRGILDCRASDINEEMKLAAAKAIAATIDEDELNEDYIIPGVFNSQVVPNIREAVIEAGYKTGVAKRETN